Proteins encoded together in one Camelina sativa cultivar DH55 chromosome 9, Cs, whole genome shotgun sequence window:
- the LOC104710388 gene encoding vinorine synthase-like, which produces MTFGRFISRRFHQNSSMVVDVVSRDIIKPSSLTPNHSKKFKLSILEQLGPTIFGPMVFFYSGNNNRIKPTEQLQKLKKSLSETLTHFYPLAGRLKGNVSIDCNDSGADFLEAEVSSPLSSLLQEPSSDSLQQLIPTSVDSIETRTKLLLAQASFFECGSMAIGVCISHKFADATSIGLFMKTWAAISSRGSIKTVGSPVFDTVKIFPPGNFSETSPAPVIEPEIMMNQTLSKRFVYDSSSIQSLQAKASSFEVKQPTRVEAVSALIWKTAMKATRTVSGTSKPSILANSASLRSRVSPPFTENSVGNLVSYFAAKAEEGVNQTKLQTLVSELRKAKQRFRDNHVPKLVGNPNATEIICSYQREAGDMIASGDFDFYIFSSACRFGLYETDFGWGKPVWVGIPSVRQKNIVTLLDTKEAGGIEAWVNLNEQEMKLFEQDSELLQFVSLNPSVIQPFLHVL; this is translated from the coding sequence ATGACTTTTGGTCGGTTTATCTCCAGGAGGTTTCACCAGAACTCCTCAATGGTAGTCGATGTAGTCTCCCGAGATATCATCAAACCATCTTCTCTAACTCCAAACCACTCAAAGAAGTTTAAACTCTCTATTCTAGAACAGCTCGGTCCAACGATCTTCGGTCCAATGGTTTTCTTCTATTCAGGTAACAACAACAGAATCAAACCAACTGAGCAATTACAGAAGCTCAAGAAGTCGTTATCTGAGACTTTAACTCATTTCTACCCTCTTGCTGGACGGCTCAAAGGCAACGTAAGCATCGATTGTAACGACTCTGGCGCTGATTTCCTCGAAGCAGAAGTCAGTTCACCGCTTTCGAGTCTCCTGCAAGAGCCTTCATCAGACAGCTTGCAACAGCTGATTCCAACATCAGTTGATTCCATAGAGACAAGAACCAAACTGCTTCTTGCTCAAGCGAGTTTCTTTGAATGTGGAAGCATGGCTATAGGAGTTTGTATCTCACATAAGTTCGCTGACGCGACTTCTATCGGTTTATTCATGAAGACTTGGGCTGCAATCTCGTCCCGAGGGTCGATCAAAACCGTTGGATCTCCAGTATTCGACACGGTTAAGATCTTCCCACCTGGAAACTTCTCTGAGACTTCCCCTGCACCAGTGATTGAGCCAGAGATCATGATGAATCAGACTCTTTCGAAGAGATTCGTATACGATTCTTCGAGTATTCAATCTTTGCAAGCGAAAGCTTCAAGCTTTGAAGTGAAACAACCAACAAGAGTCGAAGCTGTTTCAGCTCTTATATGGAAAACTGCAATGAAAGCTACAAGAACAGTTTCAGGAACATCGAAACCGTCGATTCTGGCAAACTCCGCTAGTCTACGCTCTCGCGTCTCGCCACCATTTACAGAGAACTCAGTTGGGAATCTCGTGAGCTACTTTGCAGCAAAAGCAGAGGAAGGAGTAAACCAgacaaagcttcaaactttggTCTCGGAATTACGAAAAGCAAAACAGAGGTTTCGAGATAACCATGTACCGAAGCTTGTAGGAAACCCAAATGCAACAGAGATCATCTGTAGCTACCAGAGAGAAGCAGGAGATATGATTGCAAGTGGAGATTTCGATTTCTACATCTTCTCGAGTGCTTGTCGATTCGGTTTGTACGAAACCGATTTCGGTTGGGGAAAACCGGTTTGGGTTGGGATACCTTCGGTAAGACAGAAGAACATCGTGACGCTTCTTGATACGAAAGAAGCTGGTGGGATTGAAGCTTGGGTGAATCTGAATGAACAAGAGATGAAGCTTTTTGAACAAGATAGTGAATTGCTCCAATTCGTTTCTCTGAATCCTAGTGTGATCCAACCTTTTCTCCATGTTCTCTGA
- the LOC104710389 gene encoding protein WVD2-like 7 isoform X1, with protein MGESICLVRSFSQPAEFSSHETNQVVPPGRVLTESVSFGRFANETLSWEKWSAFTQNRYLEEVERFTKPGSVAQKKAFFEAHFKNRAAGRVTQTNKIQEVKDILVDSEVVVSNGMGMDEVRHGEMSKTEVVSVPLVPVIDDVQTGEVENLKSVIVPEDSALDEEDSTLLSKERRSSSSGSKVCITSSKLDPFVVIGLDHSVKNTRKESSSGSKTSISVSKKSRSPPEPVHISISCVTSGNTEKTIVQNGSKSSTIAKSAGKAEKKKRSGPNAVHMSLNFASSARPTTITAPKRLARNSTTQETTSSNAKNSGNEPTGALKSRKRPLPRTSKEGSKAAKCSTSASAVTLPQRPPLNNQLSENKRKNIYVGSSVSCKIPNNVQRQPSDSSENLLTQSRTKAKSVTVSSPFVFRSDERAERRKEFFKKLEEKNKKEDAEKGQLFCGFKANQNTHLASEEHKKNPQVGCFQVPLTSMTSPRFRRSQTSGTVQTHKASSTKTINTRKAVIEKVKSSKIHPSSKSLTKIKTQENLSPNIL; from the exons ATGGGAGAATCAATCTGTCTTGTGAGATCTTTCTCGCAACCTGCAGAGTTCTCATCTCATGAAACCAACCAG GTGGTTCCTCCTGGTCGTGTGCTTACGGAATCAGTATCGTTTGGTAGATTTGCGAATGAGACTCTATCGTGGGAGAAGTGGTCTGCCTTTACTCAGAACCGTTACTTGGAAGAGGTTGAGAGGTTTACTAAACCTGGTTCTGTGGCTCAGAAGAAAGCTTTCTTTGAAGCTCATTTCAAGAACCGAGCTGCTGGGAGAGTAACACAGACGAATAAGATCCAAGAAGTAAAGGATATTCTTGTTGATTCAGAAGTAGTGGTGAGTAATGGTATGGGCATGGATGAAGTTAGGCATGGAGAGATGTCTAAAACTGAGGTTGTTTCTGTTCCATTAGTTCCTGTAATTGATGATGTTCAAACTGGTGAAGTGGAGAACTTGAAGTCAGTGATTGTTCCTGAAGACAGTGCTCTTGATGAG GAGGATTCTACTTTGTTGAGCAAAGAAAGGCGTTCTAGTTCTTCCGGATCAAAGGTCTGCATTACGAGTTCAAAACTGGATCCTTTCGTTGTTATAGGACTGGATCATTCAGTTAAGAACACTAGAAAAGAGTCATCCTCGGGTAGTAAAACGTCAATTAGTGTATCCAAGAAAAGCAGATCCCCTCCTGAACCCGTTCACATTTCAATCAGCTGTGTTACTTCTGGTAATACCGAGAAAACAATTGTCCAGAACGGTTCTAAAAGCAGTACTATTGCTAAGAGTGCAGggaaagcagagaagaagaagagatcaggTCCAAATGCAGTTCATATGTCACTCAACTTTGCTTCTTCTGCTCGTCCGACGACCATAACAGCCCCAAAAAGATTGGCAAGAAACTCCACTACACAGGAAACAACTTCATCAAACGCTAAAAACAGTGGAAACGAACCAACGGGAGCTTTAAAAAGCCGCAAAAGACCATTGCCTCGAACATCCAAAGAAGGTTCTAAAGCTGCAAAATGTTCAACCAGT GCCTCTGCTGTCACGTTACCCCAACGTCCTCCTCTCAACAACCAGCTATCAGAAAACAAGAG GAAAAACATATATGTAGGGAGTTCAGTTTCATGCAAAATACCCAACAATGTGCAAAGACAACCTTCTGATAG CAGTGAAAATCTTTTAACTCAAAGCAGAACCAAAGCAAAGTCTGTCACTGTATCTTCTCCCTTCGTCTTCAGAAGTGATGAAAGGGCTGAAAGGAGGAAAGAG TTCTTCAAGAAGctagaagaaaagaacaagaaagaggaTGCTGAAAAAGGGCAACTGTTTTGTGGCTTCAAGGCAAATCAAAACACTCACTTAGCATCTGAAGAACACAAGAAGAACCCACAAGTTGGTTGTTTTCAG GTACCACTGACAAGCATGACTTCACCAAGATTCCGAAGGAGCCAAACTTCAGGAACAGTTCAAACTCATAAAGCTTCCTCAACGAAGACCATAAACACCAGAAAGGCAGTCATAGAGAAGGTCAAAAGTTCCAAGATTCATCCCTCCTCGAAATCGCTGACAAAGATCAAAACTCAAGAAAATTTGTCTCCTAATATCCTGTAG
- the LOC104710387 gene encoding serine/threonine protein phosphatase 2A 55 kDa regulatory subunit B' delta isoform, with protein MFKQILGKLPKKPSAKFWDNGESQTADNNNNQGGGDEALSQRSSSNGDNTDCVSFDVLPRLRDVSISEKQELFLKKLRLCCVVFDFAVEPQQNLKEKEIKRQTLLEVVDYVISSGNGKFTESVIQEGTKMISANLFSNPHRQWKNKTPEALDLEEEEGSLNPSWPHLQIVYEFLLRIVASPNTDPKISKKYIDHTFVLKLLDLFDSEDPREREYLKTILHRIYGRFMVHRPFIRKTMNNILYDFIFETGKHSGIAEFLEVLGSIINGFALPLKEEHKLFLTRVLIPLHKLKCLPNYHQQLSYCVIQFVEKDCKLADTVIRGMLKYWPVTNSSKEIMFLNELEEILEATQLTEFERCMIPLSRQIAQCLSSSHFQVAERALYLWNNDHVTNLVRQNSRIILPIVFPALEKNGSSHWNQAVKNLTENVLKVLSDTNPDLFEECLCKFQEDQQKAEDTKKKNGETWRQLEEIVASMAK; from the exons ATGTTTAAGCAGATACTTGGGAAGCTTCCAAAGAAACCTTCTGCTAAGTTTTGGGATAATGGTGAATCCCAAACTGcagataacaacaacaatcaagGAGGAGGTGATGAAGCTTTGAGTCAGAGATCATCATCAAACGGAGATAACACTGATTGTGTTTCTTTTGATGTGTTGCCAAGGTTGAGAGATGTTTCAATCTCTGAGAAGCAAGAACTGTTTCTTAAGAAGCTTAGACTTTGCTGTGTAGTGTTTGATTTCGCCGTGGAGCCTCAACAGAACCTcaaggagaaagagatcaaaagGCAAACACTTCTTGAAGTTGTGGATTATGTTATCTCTTCAGGGAATGGCAAGTTTACTGAATCAGTTATTCAAGAAGGTACAAAGATGATTTCGGCGAATCTCTTTAGTAATCCTCATCGGCAGTGGAAGAACAAAACTCCAGAAGCATtggatttggaagaagaagaaggatctcTGAATCCTTCTTGGCCTCACTTGCAGATTGTTTATGAGTTCCTTCTAAGAATCGTTGCATCTCCCAACACAGACCCCAAGATATCCAAGAAATACATAGATCATACCTTCGTTCTCAAGCTATTGGATTTGTTTGATTCTGAAGATCCTAGGGAGAGAGAGTATCTGAAAACTATACTTCACCGGATCTACGGGAGGTTTATGGTTCATCGACCGTTCATCAGGAAAACTATGAACAACATcttgtatgattttatattcGAGACTGGGAAGCACTCAGGAATCGCCGAGTTTCTTGAAGTGTTAGGATCCATCATCAATGGATTTGCTTTACCGCTCAAGGAAGAACACAAGCTCTTCCTAACTCGTGTCTTGATTCCTCTACACAAACTGAAATGCTTACCAAATTACCATCAACAGCTTTCTTACTGCGTTATACAGTTTGTTGAGAAAGATTGTAAGCTCGCGGATACAGTTATTAGAGGGATGTTGAAGTACTGGCCTGTTACTAATAGCTCTAAAGAAATCATGTTCTTGAATGAATTGGAGGAGATATTAGAAGCAACTCAATTAACAGAGTTTGAACGGTGTATGATTCCGCTCTCTCGCCAAATTGCTCAGTGTTTAAGCAGTTCTCACTTTCAG GTAGCGGAACGGGCTTTATACTTATGGAATAACGATCATGTCACTAATTTGGTGAGACAAAACAGCAGAATAATTTTACCTATAGTGTTTCCTGCTTTGGAGAAAAACGGTAGCAGCCATTGGAATCAGGCTGTGAAGAACTTGACCGAGAATGTTCTCAAGGTTTTGTCCGATACAAATCCAGACTTATTCGAAGAATGTTTGTGCAAGTTCCAAGAAGATCAGCAAAAAGCAGAAgatactaagaagaagaatggagaaACCTGGAGACAGCTAGAGGAGATTGTTGCATCAATGGCGAAGTAA
- the LOC104710389 gene encoding protein WVD2-like 7 isoform X2: protein MGESICLVRSFSQPAEFSSHETNQVVPPGRVLTESVSFGRFANETLSWEKWSAFTQNRYLEEVERFTKPGSVAQKKAFFEAHFKNRAAGRVTQTNKIQEVKDILVDSEVVVSNGMGMDEVRHGEMSKTEVVSVPLVPVIDDVQTGEVENLKSVIVPEDSALDEEDSTLLSKERRSSSSGSKVCITSSKLDPFVVIGLDHSVKNTRKESSSGSKTSISVSKKSRSPPEPVHISISCVTSGNTEKTIVQNGSKSSTIAKSAGKAEKKKRSGPNAVHMSLNFASSARPTTITAPKRLARNSTTQETTSSNAKNSGNEPTGALKSRKRPLPRTSKEGSKAAKCSTSASAVTLPQRPPLNNQLSENKRKNIYVGSSVSCKIPNNVQRQPSDSENLLTQSRTKAKSVTVSSPFVFRSDERAERRKEFFKKLEEKNKKEDAEKGQLFCGFKANQNTHLASEEHKKNPQVGCFQVPLTSMTSPRFRRSQTSGTVQTHKASSTKTINTRKAVIEKVKSSKIHPSSKSLTKIKTQENLSPNIL, encoded by the exons ATGGGAGAATCAATCTGTCTTGTGAGATCTTTCTCGCAACCTGCAGAGTTCTCATCTCATGAAACCAACCAG GTGGTTCCTCCTGGTCGTGTGCTTACGGAATCAGTATCGTTTGGTAGATTTGCGAATGAGACTCTATCGTGGGAGAAGTGGTCTGCCTTTACTCAGAACCGTTACTTGGAAGAGGTTGAGAGGTTTACTAAACCTGGTTCTGTGGCTCAGAAGAAAGCTTTCTTTGAAGCTCATTTCAAGAACCGAGCTGCTGGGAGAGTAACACAGACGAATAAGATCCAAGAAGTAAAGGATATTCTTGTTGATTCAGAAGTAGTGGTGAGTAATGGTATGGGCATGGATGAAGTTAGGCATGGAGAGATGTCTAAAACTGAGGTTGTTTCTGTTCCATTAGTTCCTGTAATTGATGATGTTCAAACTGGTGAAGTGGAGAACTTGAAGTCAGTGATTGTTCCTGAAGACAGTGCTCTTGATGAG GAGGATTCTACTTTGTTGAGCAAAGAAAGGCGTTCTAGTTCTTCCGGATCAAAGGTCTGCATTACGAGTTCAAAACTGGATCCTTTCGTTGTTATAGGACTGGATCATTCAGTTAAGAACACTAGAAAAGAGTCATCCTCGGGTAGTAAAACGTCAATTAGTGTATCCAAGAAAAGCAGATCCCCTCCTGAACCCGTTCACATTTCAATCAGCTGTGTTACTTCTGGTAATACCGAGAAAACAATTGTCCAGAACGGTTCTAAAAGCAGTACTATTGCTAAGAGTGCAGggaaagcagagaagaagaagagatcaggTCCAAATGCAGTTCATATGTCACTCAACTTTGCTTCTTCTGCTCGTCCGACGACCATAACAGCCCCAAAAAGATTGGCAAGAAACTCCACTACACAGGAAACAACTTCATCAAACGCTAAAAACAGTGGAAACGAACCAACGGGAGCTTTAAAAAGCCGCAAAAGACCATTGCCTCGAACATCCAAAGAAGGTTCTAAAGCTGCAAAATGTTCAACCAGT GCCTCTGCTGTCACGTTACCCCAACGTCCTCCTCTCAACAACCAGCTATCAGAAAACAAGAG GAAAAACATATATGTAGGGAGTTCAGTTTCATGCAAAATACCCAACAATGTGCAAAGACAACCTTCTGATAG TGAAAATCTTTTAACTCAAAGCAGAACCAAAGCAAAGTCTGTCACTGTATCTTCTCCCTTCGTCTTCAGAAGTGATGAAAGGGCTGAAAGGAGGAAAGAG TTCTTCAAGAAGctagaagaaaagaacaagaaagaggaTGCTGAAAAAGGGCAACTGTTTTGTGGCTTCAAGGCAAATCAAAACACTCACTTAGCATCTGAAGAACACAAGAAGAACCCACAAGTTGGTTGTTTTCAG GTACCACTGACAAGCATGACTTCACCAAGATTCCGAAGGAGCCAAACTTCAGGAACAGTTCAAACTCATAAAGCTTCCTCAACGAAGACCATAAACACCAGAAAGGCAGTCATAGAGAAGGTCAAAAGTTCCAAGATTCATCCCTCCTCGAAATCGCTGACAAAGATCAAAACTCAAGAAAATTTGTCTCCTAATATCCTGTAG
- the LOC104714975 gene encoding putative F-box protein At4g10190: protein MKRRNIVDLPEDLLVEILYRLPKAFDLARLRCTSKGLNALIKKYKRLTNKSRIIMLIDFRVYSASFDLTRVQDANNVVKVTSQLSLKDPLSTTSPKEVDISEVFHCEGLLLCTTKDDRLVLWNPCSGETRWMIKPVGPSFKNFNCYALGKSSCNKYKILRMRQHGNGYSICLVEYEIYDFTSDSWRVVGETSDWSIHWCKHLGMSVNGNTYWLASSNVPVWQNDFLLSFDFSTERFESVSLPVDDFSYVPMALSVTREDQKLCLLGMRDHYYDIHVWIATKIESTGAMSWSKFLTVNGTFYRQFLILCNGMNFLADPENNILVCPGKQNNSNSFLHIVGKDKHMGVDHHDAGSKCLHVCYVPTLAQIQQGS from the coding sequence ATGAAGAGGAGAAACATAGTAGATCTTCCGGAGGATTTGCTGGTAGAGATACTCTATAGGCTTCCGAAGGCTTTTGATCTGGCACGACTCCGATGTACCTCAAAAGGATTGAACGCTCTTATCAAAAAATATAAGAGACTTACGAACAAGTCTCGGATCATCATGTTgattgattttagggtttattcaGCGAGTTTTGATCTCACTAGAGTTCAAGACGCCAACAACGTTGTAAAGGTAACAAGTCAATTAAGTCTCAAAGATCCTCTTTCTACTACTTCTCCTAAAGAAGTCGATATAAGCGAAGTATTTCACTGCGAAGGCTTATTGCTATGCACCACCAAGGACGATAGACTTGTGCTTTGGAATCCATGTTCAGGTGAAACCAGATGGATGATCAAACCCGTAGGTCCTTCCTTCAAGAATTTCAACTGCTACGCTCTCGGTAAATCCTCCTgcaacaagtacaaaatcttgaggatgCGTCAACATGGAAATGGTTATTCTATATGCTTAGTTGAGTACGAAATCTATGACTTTACCTCTGATTCTTGGAGGGTTGTGGGTGAGACTAGCGACTGGTCCATTCACTGGTGTAAACATCTTGGCATGTCTGTGAATGGAAATACTTACTGGCTTGCCTCCAGTAATGTTCCAGTCTGGCAAAATGATTTCTTACTAAGTTTTGATTTCTCAACAGAGAGATTCGAAAGTGTGTCTCTTCCAGTTGATGATTTTTCGTATGTACCTATGGCTTTATCAGTTACTAGAGAAGACCAAAAACTCTGTCTGTTAGGTATGAGAGATCATTACTATGATATACATGTATGGATAGCAACTAAGATTGAGAGTACCGGAGCCATGTCATGGAGCAAGTTCCTAACAGTGAACGGAACTTTTTATCGCcagtttcttatattatgtaatGGGATGAATTTCTTGGCCGATCCGGAGAATAACATATTAGTGTGTCCCGGTAAACAGAATAACTCAAACAGCTTCTTACACATTGTCGGAAAGGATAAACACATGGGAGTGGATCATCATGATGCAGGATCTAAATGCTTACACGTCTGTTATGTTCCAACTTTAGCTCAAATCCAACAAGGTTCTTAA